A single region of the Amia ocellicauda isolate fAmiCal2 chromosome 8, fAmiCal2.hap1, whole genome shotgun sequence genome encodes:
- the LOC136755064 gene encoding leucine-rich repeat-containing protein 70, producing MKTFSSDKHAWKRTQCDRSMLRFCCFMTLLRTFAASYCCSLPLLLLLWEYSLACPPTCQECSTTRVRCHGSGLAFIPQSLPHSTEAVYLGRNNIPRLSARDLKRLDNLSVLFLDNSGLVRVEPRSLTQLQKLHCLYLNDNHIQHLQPGTFQGLSGLSCLHLQHNKLVSLTKGIFTHLAALRSLHLQGNRLQDLGHAVFSDLTNLRSLNLANNRISALSSSVFAGLGNLEFLHLEENRLSQIPSGVFAALGNLKRLDLSLNPIGTVPSFAFRGLRRLQYLFMEGAGVTHVHHDGFADLDSLRQLTLSRNFLHSVHDESFCLLTHLRYLHLDRNDISHIGVDAFKGMSGSLRFLNLRENKLTSLHPDVLQPLLPLTQVQVAGNPWNCSCALLPLQIWLTTTSSIKMNIQCQFPLHLKGRFFNYVNIHELGKCPSPNASATTLGSVSLITRTEERLETTTPSPRSTTYRHQPQSARAIAVEQNSAREKLRAVETLQTTPVLPLQLPAQAPPRKVTLLSGERREGAQEPLSVKPTPMCEHRLARLNEAFNILLAFLVIACALLLALLYKVLALRHRLKMAGGRSVIEYFSFYHSSHYSVSEANRPPPLPQPLSLPAPVPHPQPLPLPPPPHHVTGADVPVYSRIGKTAPLKHYNGNRTQVILFEHSVL from the exons ATGAAAACATTCTCCTCAGACAA ACATGCCTGGAAGAGGACTCAGTGTGACAGAAGCATGTTGAGGTTTTGCTGTTTTATGACTCTGCTGAGGACATTTGCAGCCAGTTATTGCTGCTCTCTTCCACTTCTGCTGCTCCTCTGGGAATACAGTCTGGCCTGTCCACCTACCTGCCAGGAGTGCTCAACAACTCGAGTGCGGTGCCATGGTTCAGGCCTAGCTTTCATTCCCCAAAGCCTGCCTCACAGCACAGAGGCCGTGTATCTGGGTAGGAACAACATTCCCCGTTTGAGTGCCAGAGATCTAAAGAGGCTGGACAACCTCTCTGTACTTTTCCTCGACAACAGTGGACTCGTGCGTGTTGAACCCCGCTCTCTGACGCAACTCCAGAAACTTCATTGTTTGTATTTGAATGACAACCATATCCAGCACTTGCAGCCTGGGACTTTTCAAGGACTTTCTGGTCTTAGTTGTTTACACCTTCAGCATAATAAACTGGTTTCCCTTACAAAAGGAATATTCACTCACCTGGCTGCTCTCCGTTCGCTGCATCTCCAAGGCAATCGTCTCCAGGACCTTGGACATGCCGTCTTCTCGGACCTGACCAACCTTAGGAGTCTAAATCTGGCAAATAACCGTATTTCAGcgctctccagctctgtctttgCCGGTCTCGGTAATCTTGAATTCCTGCACCTGGAGGAGAACCGTCTGAGCCAGATTCCCTCGGGTGTCTTTGCGGCCCTTGGAAACCTTAAGCGTCTGGACCTGTCTCTGAACCCCATTGGCACCGTGCCTTCGTTTGCCTTCCGGGGCCTGAGAAGGCTTCAGTATCTCTTCATGGAGGGTGCCGGGGTTACGCATGTTCACCACGATGGATTTGCCGATCTCGACAGTTTGAGACAACTGACTCTGAGCCGTAACTTTTTGCACTCGGTTCACGACGAATCCTTCTGCTTACTGACGCATCTGAGATACCTACACCTAGATAGGAATGACATCAGTCACATTGGAGTAGACGCCTTCAAGGGAATGTCAGGTTCTCTCAGGTTCCTTAATCTCAGGGAAAACAAGCTCACCTCCCTGCACCCTGACGTACTTCAGCCTCTGCTTCCCCTCACCCAGGTGCAAGTGGCTGGAAACCCCTGGAACTGCAGTTGTGCGTTGCTCCCATTGCAAATATGGTTAACAACAACTTCCTCTATTAAGATGAACATCCAATGCCAGTTTCCTTTACACTTGAAAGGCAGGTTTTTCAACTACGTTAATATACATGAACTTGGTAAGTGCCCATCACCAAATGCTTCTGCCACGACTTTGGGTTCAGTGTCACTGATTACACGGACAGAAGAACGGTTAGAGACCACAACTCCTTCGCCACGATCGACTACCTACAGACACCAGCCCCAGTCAGCACGGGCTATTGCTGTGGAGCAGAACTCTGCACGGGAAAAATTAAGAGCGGTAGAAACTTTGCAGACAACTCCCGTTTTGCCTCTTCAGCTTCCAGCCCAGGCCCCACCGAGAAAAGTTACATTGTTAAGCGGAGAAAGAAGAGAAGGGGCGCAGGAGCCTCTGTCTGTGAAACCGACACCGATGTGTGAGCACAGACTGgccagactgaatgaagctttcAACATCCTCTTGGCATTTCTGGTGATTGCGTGCGCTCTGCTCCTAGCTCTGCTGTACAAGGTGCTGGCTCTCCGGCACCGGCTCAAGATGGCGGGCGGTAGGAGTGTGATTGAGTATTTCAGCTTCTATCACTCCAGTCATTACAGTGTGAGTGAAGCCAACCGGCCACCACCTCTCCCCCAGCCACTTTCTCTCCCCGCGCCAGTACCGCACCCCCAACCCCTGCCGTTGCCCCCTCCCCCACATCACGTGACGGGGGCAGATGTACCAGTGTATTCTAGGATAGGCAAGACCGCGCCTCTGAAACACTACAATGGAAACAGGACACAGGTTATCCTTTTTGAGCATTCAGTGCTGTGA